The Drechmeria coniospora strain ARSEF 6962 chromosome 02, whole genome shotgun sequence genome has a segment encoding these proteins:
- a CDS encoding DNA repair protein Rad7, protein — MAGQQSALTDFLASHNISARQIRDEADQRRMDAAVQGLQENEEDNSVVTAPTTNRRRSTRGGAVEVPKSKKKSNEQKAIEKMKNGKAFKKRKKYLDSSDDEDEIAKAIFDAHHAPMPGQMENCAICRKRFTVTPYSLAGPDGGLLCAPCGRQMAKEQQGQPKKKPRKQTGGVGSRRAWQSRILDGDVGTKSLATLCVQTLAKNVDMADSLGDLPDHLVDKIARIFSKRRLLNPETLPLFVQPATEDVRIYDGARLGEQDFRSIFQVAPHLKRFKARAAIQFKDEVMDYLLSRDTSLESFYLHGANLLSEEKWHQFLAHKGQGLQDLQVYYTDKHFGDESIRTMAKTCPNLRRLKVSNNQKLGNKGVKAIGELSSLEHLGLQLQNQISSPALTSVLSRIGSQLKTLSLKIVPVIDDTVLQAIHQNCRSLVKLRITESEKMTDSGFVDLFTKWENPPLRFLDLEKCRHVDSTRPRDNDESVGLCGEGFKALMAHSGSKLESLNVHACRHIPRQAFEEVFGDEAHYPELKKLEISFCEEVTDLILRAIFRACPKIKEVNVFGCMKVKDVRVPRGVILVGVPNAQGMVTEGMD, encoded by the exons ATGGCCGGCCA ACAGTCGGCCCTGACGGACTTCCTCGCC TCACACAACATCTCGGCACGGCAAATCAGGGATGAAGCCGACCAGCGTCGGATGGATGCCGCCGTGCAAGGGTTGCAGGAAAATGAAGAGGATAACTCTGTTGTCActgcgccgacgacgaaccgGAGACGGTCAACCCGCGGTGGCGCGGTAGAGGTGCCAAAGTCGAAAAAGAAAAGCAACGAGCAGAAGGCAATCGAGAAGATGAAGAACGGCAAGGCGTTCAAGAAGCGAAAGAAGTATCTTGACTCATccgatgacgaagacgaaatcgCAAAGGCCATCTTCGATGCTCACCACGCGCCGATGCCTGGTCAAATGGAAAATTGCGCCATCTGCCGCAAGCGATTCACCGTCACCCCGTACTCTCTTgccggccccgacggcggtcTGCTGTGTGCCCCCTGTGGAAGGCAGATGGCCAAGGAGCAACAGGGTCAACCGAAGAAGAAGCCGCGGAAACAGACAGGAGGTGTCGGCTCGCGTCGTGCGTGGCAAAGTCGCATTCTCGACGGAGATGTCGGCACGAAGAGCCTCGCCACCCTCTGCGTGCAAACGTTGGCGAAGAACGTTGACATGGCGGACAGCTTGGGTGACCTGCCGGATCACCTTGTCGACAAGATCGCCCGCATCTTCTCCAAGCGGAGGCTGCTGAATCCAGAGACGCTGCCGCTGTTCGTGCAACCTGCAACGGAGGACGTCCGTATATATGACGGTGCAAGGCTGGGCGAGCAGGACTTTAGGAGCATCTTTCAGGTGGCCCCGCATCTGAAAAGATTCAAAGCACGCGCTGCGATTCAGTTCAAAGATGAGGTCATGGACTACCTCCTATCTCGTGACACCTCCCTGGAAAGCTTCTACCTCCACGGCGCCAATCTTTTGAGCGAAGAGAAATGGCACCAGTTTCTGGCCCACAAGGGGCAAGGACTCCAGGACCTTCAAGTGTACTATACGGACAAGCACTTTGGCGATGAGAGCATACGGACGATGGCAAAGACCTGTCCTAACCTTCGCCGTCTCAAGGTTTCCAACAACCAGAAGCTTGGCAACAAGGGCGTCAAGGCCATCGGCGAGCTGTCATCACTCGAGCATCTCGGCTTGCAGCTGCAGAACCAAATATCTTCTCCTGCCTTGACCAGCGTCCTGTCACGAATCGGGAGCCAACTCAAGACGTTGTCGCTCAAGATCGTGCCCGTGATCGATGACACGGTGCTGCAAGCCATTCACCAGAACTGTCGTTCTCTCGTGAAGCTGCGAATCACCGAGAGCGAGAAGATGACGGACAGCGGGTTCGTTGACCTCTTCACGAAATGGGAGAACCCCCCACTCCGCTTCCTCGATCTTGAAAAGTGCCGACACGTCGACTCGACTCGCCCGCGTGACAACGACGAATCCGTCGGTCTCTGCGGCGAGGGCTTCAAGGCTCTGATGGCCCATTCAGGATCCAAGCTGGAGAGTTTGAACGTGCATGCCTGCCGACACATCCCGAGGCAGGCATTCGAGGAAGTctttggcgacgaggcccacTACCCCGAGCTGAAGAAGTTGGAAATAAGCTTCTGCGAGGAAGTGACCGACTTGATCCTGCGCGCCATTTTCCGCGCGTGTCCCAAGATCAAAGAAGTCAACGTGTTCGGCTGCATGAAGGTCAAGGACGTGAGGGTTCCTCGTGGCGTGATCCTGGTGGGGGTGCCCAACGCCCAGGGCATGGTAACTGAGGGCATGGACTGA
- a CDS encoding lipase produces the protein MKFACLLVLAAAAVASPVGSVDDYVKLLEKRQSFVSDTDYKKLKFYVQHTSAAYCNIGKAAGDPVTCRGTCNSVERNQVSIVSTFVGPLTAVGGYIAIDHARHEITLAIRGSNNIRNFITDILFIWQNCDLTPKCKVHTGFATAWREISKSVTQGIQDALEENPSYKIIITGHSLGGAVATIATAYLRRSGIVADVYTFGTPRVGNSHFADFMTTSHGGQWRVTHRDDPVPRLPPIFTGYRHMSPEYWLSNGNSDQVDYKLQNIKRCDGTANVACNAGTFGFNIVAHLNYLGRTSGCAPLPLQWKRDEEQQISNKQLENRLNEWSRRDQEFVKNGQE, from the exons ATGAAGTTTGCCTGTCTTCTtgttcttgccgccgccgccgtagccAGCCCTGTAGGCTCCGTCGATGACTATGTGAAGTTGCTCGAGAAGAGGCAAA GCTTTGTCTCCGACACAGACTATAAGAAACTCAAATTCTACGTTCAACACACTTCTGCGGCATACTGCAACATAGGCAAAGCCGCTGGCGACCCCGTCACCTGTCGAGGCACCTGCAACAGTGTCGAGAGAAACCAGGTGTCCATTGTCTCTACATTTGT CGGCCCCCTGACCGCCGTCGGAGGATACATCGCCATCGACCACGCTCGTCACGAGATCACGCTGGCCATCCGCGGCAGCAACAACATCCGCAACTTCATCACGGACATTCTCTTCATCTGGCAGAACTGTGACCTCACTCCCAAATGCAAAGTACACACCGGATTTGCCACGGCATGGCGTGAAATTTCCAAATCGGTCACTCAAGGCATTCAAGATGCTCTCGAGGAGAATCCTAGCTACAAGATCATCATCACTGGACactccctcggcggcgccgtcgctaCCATCGCGACAGCCTACCTCCGCCgcagcggcatcgtcgccgacgtctaCACCTTTGGCACCCCGCGCGTCGGCAACAGCCACTTTGCCGATTTTATGACCACCTCCCACGGTGGCCAGTGGCGTGTCACCCACCGCGATGACCCGGTGCCTCGCCTGCCGCCCATCTTCACGGGCTACCGCCACATGTCCCCGGAATACTGGCTGTCCAACGGAAACTCGGACCAGGTAGACTACAAGCTTCAGAACATCAAGAGGtgcgacggcacggcgaACGTGGCGTGCAATGCCGGCACCTTTGGCTTCAACATCGTTGCTCACCTCAACTACCTCGGCCGAACCTCTGGCTGCGCCCCCTTGCCGCTGCAGTGGAAGCGTGACGAAGAGCAGCAGATTTCCAACAAGCAGCTCGAGAATCGACTCAACGAGTGGAGTCGACGGGATCAAGAATTCGTCAAGAATGGACAGGAATGA
- a CDS encoding protein kinase domain protein yields MSEDEAEKYDENFVPRQIAWQFGCIVTLIQPTVILKQGSNVRPSEESAMRLVRKQLPNIPVPVVDGSFYECDEAGPAYGELLMSFIPGRTLKSAWAELDKAVKDRICQDIWDLVAQIRSIPRPDDLGTNLYRTVDGSPSRDPLLGSRHDIAPRDLDDDTLRGRIWSRYIATNGLSYRDSADIPDTLPRSSTSVFAHGDINPRNIIVDEKCHIVGLLDWESSGWFPDYWEFAQMMKFCDPAEHEWQRWMKETRPEPWDITAIQKARRAPANLGLILVCTEYMWMDMCNRKGKVQLLEESQLAPAEPTRRLEGK; encoded by the exons ATGAGtgaggacgaagccgaaAAGT ATGACGAGAACTTTGTGCCACGCCAGATTGCATGGCAGTTTGGATGCATAGTTACCCTCATCCAACCGACCGTTATACTAAAGCAGGGCTCAAACGTTCGGCCGTCAGAAGAAAGCGCGATGCGGCTTGTCAGGAAACAGCTCCCAAATATACCGGTTCCCGTAGTCGATGGATCATTTTACGAatgcgacgaggccggccctGCGTATGGCGAGCTATTGATGTCCTTCATTCCGGGAAGGACACTCAAATCGGCTTGGGCCGAGCTCGATAAAGCCGTCAAGGACCGCATCTGTCAGGATATATGGGACCTTGTCGCCCAGATTCGCAGCATACCACGTCCAGATGATCTAGGTACCAATCTTTACCGCACCGTCGATGGCTCTCCATCTCGGGACCCCCTCCTCGGTTCCAGGCACGACATTGCCCCGCGCGATCTGGATGATGATACCCTGCGGGGACGCATCTGGTCTCGATACATTGCTACAAATGGCCTTTCTTACCGGGACTCGGCGGATATCCCAGACACGCTTCCGCGCTCCAGCACATCGGTTTTCGCCCATGGCGATATCAACCCCCGGAATATCATCGTGGATGAAAAATGTCACATTGTCGGTCTGCTCGATTGGGAGTCCTCCGGATGGTTCCCCGACTACTGGGAGTTTGCGCAGATGATGAAGTTCTGCGACCCAGCCGAGCACGAATGGCAGCGCTGGATGAAGGAGACCAGGCCGGAGCCATGGGACATCACAGCCATACAGAAGGCAAGAAGG GCACCGGCCAATCTGGGGTTGATACTCGTATGTACCGAATACATGTGGATGGACATGTGCAATCGCAAGGGAAAGGTCCAATTGCTGGAAGAATCACAGCTGGCGCCAGCAGAGCCAACAAGGAGGCTCGAGGGCAAGTAA
- a CDS encoding elongation factor 1-beta: MGFVDFLTDAGLGLLNNWLVTRSYIVGYGATQADVACFKALKASPDAAKFPHAARWYKHIATYESEFSSLSGDASKPYTVYGPDKAELTLNPAKAPAAADDDDDVDLFGSDDEEEDAEAVRIREERLAAYREKKAAKPKVAAKSVVTLDVKPWDDETDMAELEAGVRSIEKDGLVWGASKLVPVGFGVKKLQINLVIEDDKVSLDELQEQIAEDEDHVQSSDVVAMQKL; this comes from the exons ATGGGTTTCGTCGACTTCCTCACCGATGCTGGCCTTGGCC TCCTGAACAACTGGCTGGTCACCCGCTCATACATCGTTGG CTACGGCGCCAcgcaggccgacgtcgcctgCTTCAAGGCCCTCAAGGCTTCCCCAGACGCTGCCAAGTTCCCCCACGCCGCCcgctggtacaagcacatcgCCACGTACGAGAGCGAGTTCAGCAGCCTGTCTGGCGATGCCAGCAAGCCCTATACCGTCTACGGCCCCGACAAGGCCGAGCTCACGCTGAACCCGGCCAaggcccccgccgccgccgacgacgatgatgacgttGACCTGttcggcagcgacgacgaggaggaggacgccgaggccgtccgcATCCGCGAGGAGCGCCTGGCCGCGTACCGCGAGAAGAAGGCTGCCAAGCCCAAGGTTGCTGCCAAGTCTGTCGTCACCTTGGACGTCAAGCCTTGGG ATGACGAGACCGACATGGctgagctcgaggccggcgtccgTAGCATCGAGAAGGATGGCCTGGTCTGGGGCGCCTCCAAgctcgtccccgtcggctTCGGTGTCAAGAAGCTTCAGATCAACCTGGTCATCGAGGACGACAAGGTCTCTCTGGACGAGCTCCAGGAGCAGattgccgaggacgaggatcaCGTCCAGTCCTCTGATGTCGTCGCCATGCAGAAGCTGTAA
- a CDS encoding ornithine decarboxylase — MASVHGSIHRPATTTSPPSLLVRQAPGFANFVPHAVTVSLRLSCHLARLPLVFSKATLSPRLPGPNPSSVTKISASERRRTSSTSFPLPSLLRHAPKRIFDAPLSLDDAPHLPPPSSSDSRQLPHRRNQDSLPLAEEESRRPRQSIEASSSSRHSLNDEHPTTPPTPPSVVGDMVMATAAVEYYTQDVHHAPVSLKKPRVTEALSLDHDALDPKQLIGEALHRRVEAIDHELCEPGDEDTFYVADLGHVYRQHIRWKKNLPRVKPFYAVKCNPDRQILRLLAALGTGFDCASKTEIEQVLSMGTAPERIIYAQPCKTNSYVRYVKSVGVRQMTFDNADELHKIAKLFPDAELFLRIMTDDTSSLCRLSMKFGAAMDTTESLLALARTLGLDVVGVSFHVGSGAADPSSFYKAVRDAHAVFRHGRALDFAMRTLDVGGGFCGDTFERMARVLGDALDEFFPAGCDVDIIAEPGRYFVSAAFTIACNIIARRTVEDPARDAKSYMVYVNDGVYGNFSSIMFDHQQPAAKVLRRAGQTLYDAAAAYPCGPREGVEYSVWGPTCDGIDRIAESVRFHLVLDVGDWLYFEDMGAYTKCSATQFNGFSNAHDVIYVCSEPGAKALLNL, encoded by the exons ATGGCCTCCGTCCATGGGTCCATCCACCgtccggccacgacgacttCGCCTCCATCCCTGCTCGTGCGTCAAGCCCCGGGCTTTGCTAACTTTGTCCCACACGCAGTCACGGTCTCTCTTCGTCTCTCCTGCCACCTCGCTCGACTGCCTTTGGTCTTCTCAAAGGCAACCCTTTCGCCACGGCTCCCCGGGCCGAATCCTTCGTCAGTGACCAAGATTTCAGCCTCCGAAAGACGTCGCACATCATCAACGTCATTCCCCCTCCCGTCACTGCTGCGGCACGCTCCTAAACGCATCTTCGACGCCCCGCtgtcgctcgacgacgctcccCACCTGCcgcccccgtcgtcgtccgactccCGTCAGCTGCCGCATAGGAGGAACCAAGATTCTCTTCCtctcgccgaggaagagTCGAGGAGGCCTCGCCAGTCCATCGAGGCATCT TCTTCATCACGGCACTCGTTGAACGACGAGCACCCCACGACCCCTCCTACTCCCCCATCTGTCGTCGGGGATATGGTTATGGCCACGGCTGCCGTCGAATACTACACCCAAGATGTTCATCATGCTCCCGTCTCGTTGAAGAAGCCGCGCGTGACGGAAGCGCTTTCTCTCGATCATGACGCCCTCGATCCCAAGCAGCTGATCGGCGAGGCGCTGCACCGCCGTGTCGAAGCCATCGATCATGAACTCTGCGagcccggcgacgaggacacCTTCTACGTCGCCGACCTTGGCCACGTCTATCGGCAGCACATTCGCTGGAAGAAGAACCTTCCGCGGGTCAAGCCTTTCTACG CCGTCAAGTGCAACCCCGACCGGCAGATTctgcgcctcctcgccgccctcggcaccGGCTTCGACTGCGCCTCCAAGACGGAGATCGAGCAGGTGCTGTCCATGGGTACGGCGCCGGAACGCATCATCTACGCCCAGCCGTGCAAGACCAACTCGTACGTTCGATACGTCAAGTCGGTCGGCGTGAGGCAGATGACGTTTgacaacgccgacgagctccaCAAGATCGCCAAGCTCttccccgacgccgagctcttCCTGCGCATCATGACGGACGACACGTCGAGCCTGTGCCGTCTCAGCATGAAGTTTGGCGCCGCCATGGACACGACGGAGTCGCTGCTGGCCCTCGCCAGgacgctcggcctcgacgtcgtcggcgtcagctTCCACGTCGGatccggcgccgccgaccccTCGTCCTTCTACAAGGCCGTTCGCGACGCCCACGCCGTCttccgccacggccgcgcCCTCGACTTCGCCATGCgcaccctcgacgtcggcggtggcTTCTGCGGCGACACGTTTGAGCGCATGGcgcgcgtcctcggcgacgccctcgacgagttCTTCCCCGCCGGCTGcgacgtcgacatcatcGCCGAGCCCGGCCGTTActtcgtctcggccgccttcaccATCGCCTGCAACATCATCGCTCGCCGCACCGTCGAGGACCCCGCGCGCGACGCCAAGAGCTACATGGTCTACGTCAACGACGGCGTCTACGGCAACTTCTCGAGCATCATGTTCGACCACCAGCAGCCGGCCGCCAAGGTACTGCGTCGCGCCGGCCAGACGCTCTATgacgcggcggccgcctaCCCTTGCGGCCCGCGCGAAGGCGTCGAGTATTCCGTCTGGGGCCCGACGTGCGACGGCATCGATCGCATCGCCGAGAGCGTCCGCTTCCACTtggtcctcgacgtcggcgactgGCTCTACTTTGAGGACATGGGTGCCTACACTAAGTGCTCGGCCACGCAGTTTAACGGCTTCTCCAACGCCCACGACGTCATCTACGTCTGCAGCGAGCCGGGGGCCAAGGCTCTCCTCAACCTCTGA
- a CDS encoding mitochondrial presequence protease — protein MLRNAANAARKAVTELSQYPKAGEQLHGFTLVRAKHVPELELTALHLQHDKTGADYLHIAREDSNNVFSIGFKTNPPNDTGIPHILEHTTLCGSQKYPIRDPFFKMLPRTLSNFMNALTASDHTFYPFATTNGQDFKNLMSVYLDSTLHPLLKQSDFSQEGWRIGPENPTGETEESKKLVFKGVVYNEMKGQMSDAGYLYYIRFQDHIFPAINNSGGDPQKMTELTYEQLKEFHSQNYHPSNAKLFTYGDMPLADHLQEINDRLQAFARIQADKTIHVPVELNGPQEVTLHGPLDPLVDVQRQYKTSVSWITGDTTDVLESFSLALLSTLLMDGYGSPLYRGLIEAGMGADWSPNAGYDSSAKRGIFSIGLTGVQEADVSKLKGKVQEILRSARDNGFDQTKIDGALHQLELSLKHKTANFGFSMLNRLKPRWFNGTDPFDSLAWNDTIGAFQSKLGQGGYLEGLIDKYLLNDRTLSFTMAPSATFGEELVQEEQERLSHKINEAIQKAGGEEKARKQFERQEEALLMEQSKTNTEDLSCLPTVHVKDIPRSHEPIALRDENIAGTSIQWREAPTNGLTYFRAINTLENLPDDLRELIPLFTDSIMRLGTKDMTMEQLEDAIKLKTGGVSVGYHSTPSPTDFRRASEGIIFTGMALDRNVSVMYDILSKLVLETNFDSPEAALRVRQLLQASADGVVNDIASSGHRFAVGYSESSLTRSAWLRQQVAGLSQVKLVTRLAGRPESDKLEDILDKLKRIQGFALASNMRSAITCGSESVKDNAHSLQQFVGRLPSGTRTKDVAPRSMPTDRKSFFPLPYQVYYGGLSVPTVSYTSPEGAPLQILSQLLTHKHLHHEIREKGGAYGGGALCKPLEGLFGFYSYRDPNPQNTLGIMRNAGRWAVDKEWTDRDLEEAKISVFQSVDAPKAVNQEGMGKFLSGITEEMKQKRREQLLDVTKEQVREAAQKFLVDATERGDERVAFLGEKQAWVDDSWKLEEMNVAGAAME, from the coding sequence ATGCTACGAAACGCCGCCAATGCGGCCCGCAAGGCCGTGACGGAGCTCTCGCAGTATCCAAAGGCAGGCGAACAGCTTCATGGCTTCACCCTTGTGCGCGCCAAACACGTGCCTGAGCTGGAGCTGACGGCGTTGCACCTTCAACACGACAAGACGGGTGCCGACTATCTGCACATTGCGCGCGAGGACAGCAATAATGTCTTCTCCATCGGGTTCAAGACGAACCCGCCAAACGACACCGGCATCCCCCATATTCTCGAACACACGACGCTCTGCGGGAGCCAGAAGTACCCGATTCGAGACCCCTTCTTCAAGATGCTACCCCGGACCCTATCGAACTTCATGAACGCCCTCACGGCCTCGGACCACACCTTTTACCCTTTCGCGACGACCAACGGCCAGGACTTCAAGAACCTCATGTCCGTCTACCTTGACTCGACCCTACACCCGCTGCTGAAGCAGTCGGATTTTTCGCAAGAAGGATGGAGGATCGGGCCGGAGAATCCTACGGGAGAGACGGAAGAGAGCAAGAAACTGGTGTTCAAGGGCGTCGTCTACAACGAGATGAAGGGCCAAATGTCGGACGCAGGCTACCTCTACTACATTCGCTTTCAAGACCACATCTTCCCCGCCATCAACAACTCTGGCGGTGACCCTCAGAAGATGACGGAGCTCACGTACGAGCAGCTGAAGGAGTTCCACTCTCAAAATTACCACCCGAGCAACGCCAAGCTGTTCACGTACGGGGATATGCCTCTGGCCGACCATCTGCAGGAGATCAACGATAGGCTCCAGGCATTTGCCAGAATCCAGGCAGACAAAACCATCCACGTCCCGGTCGAACTGAACGGCCCCCAAGAGGTCACCCTGCATGGCCCCCTTGATCCGCTTGTTGACGTCCAGCGACAGTACAAGACATCCGTGTCCTGGATCACCGGCGACACGACGGACGTGCTGGAGTCCTTCTCTCTCGCTCTCCTATCAACTCTGCTGATGGATGGATACGGCTCGCCCTTGTATCGGGGCCTGATCGAGGCTGGCATGGGCGCTGACTGGAGCCCAAACGCCGGTTACGATAGCTCGGCGAAGCGCGGCATCTTCTCCATCGGCCTCACCGGTGTTCAAGAGGCAGATGTGTCCAAGTTGAAGGGCAAGGTGCAGGAAATTTTGCGCTCTGCCCGGGACAACGGCTTTGACCAAACCAAGATTGATGGCGCCCTGCACCAGCTGGAGCTCTCTCTCAAGCACAAGACGGCCAACTTTGGCTTCTCCATGCTCAACAGGCTGAAGCCGAGGTGGTTCAACGGCACCGATCCTTTCGACTCTCTCGCCTGGAATGATACCATCGGTGCGTTTCAAAGCAAGCTCGGCCAAGGTGGCTACCTTGAAGGGCTAATCGACAAGTATCTGCTCAACGACCGCACGCTATCGTTTACCATGGctccctcggccacctttGGCGAAGAGCTGGTCCAAGAGGAGCAGGAAAGGCTGTCGCATAAGATCAACGAAGCGATCCAAAAGGCCGGAGGTGAGGAGAAGGCGCGGAAGCAATTCGAGAGACAAGAAGAGGCACTTTTGATGGAGCAGAGCAAGACCAACACGGAGGATCTCAGCTGTCTCCCCACGGTTCACGTGAAGGACATTCCCCGATCTCACGAGCCCATCGCGCTGAGGGATGAAAACATCGCGGGGACCTCGATCCAGTGGCGCGAGGCACCGACCAACGGACTGACCTACTTTCGCGCCATCAACACACTGGAGAACTTGCCAGACGACCTGCGGGAGCTGATACCTCTGTTTACAGACAGCATCATGCGCCTGGGCACCAAGGACATGACGATGGAACAGTTGGAAGATGCCATAAAGCTCAAGACTGGTGGCGTTTCCGTCGGCTACCACTCGACACCGTCACCGACAGACTTTCGCCGGGCGAGCGAGGGCATCATCTTCACAGGCATGGCTCTGGACAGAAACGTATCTGTCATGTACGATATTTTGAGCAAGCTGGTTCTGGAGACGAACTTCGACAGTCCCGAGGCTGCACTCCGGGTGCGGCAGCTGCTGCAGGCGTCGGcagacggcgtcgtcaacgACATCGCATCGTCCGGCCACCGTTTCGCCGTCGGGTACTCCGAATCGAGCTTGACGCGCAGTGCTTGGCTGAGGCAACAGGTCGCTGGGCTTTCGCAGGTGAAGCTCGTGACCAGACTGGCGGGAAGACCGGAGTCCGACAAGCTCGAGGACATCCTGGACAAGTTGAAGCGGATCCAAGGGTTTGCACTGGCCAGCAACATGCGCTCGGCCATCACGTGCGGCTCCGAGAGCGTCAAGGACAACGCCCATTCGCTGCAGCAGTTTGTCGGTAGGCTGCCCAGCGGAACCCGGACGAAGGATGTGGCGCCTCGGTCGATGCCGACAGATAGGAAATCCTTCTTCCCGTTGCCGTACCAGGTGTACTACGGAGGTCTCTCGGTGCCGACAGTGTCATACACGTCTCCCGAGGGCGCGCCGCTGCAAATCCTCTCGCAGCTGCTGACGCACAAGCATCTGCACCACGAGATTCGCGAAAAGGGGGGTGCCTACGGTGGTGGAGCGCTCTGCAAGCCGCTCGAGGGCCTTTTCGGCTTCTACTCGTATCGGGACCCCAACCCGCAGAACACGCTGGGCATCATGCGAAACGCCGGCCGTTGGGCCGTCGACAAGGAGTGGACAGACCGCGAcctcgaggaggccaagaTATCGGTCTTCCAGAGCGTCGACGCGCCGAAGGCGGTCAACCAGGAGGGCATGGGCAAGTTTCTGTCGGGAATCACGGAAGAGATGAAGCAGAAGCGGAGGGAGCAGCTCCTGGACGTGACGAAGGAGCAGGTGAGGGAAGCGGCGCAAAAATTCCTCGTGGACGCGACGGAGAGGGGTGACGAGCGGGTGGCGTTCTTGGGCGAGAAGCAGGCGTGGGTGGACGATTCGTGGAAGCTTGAGGAGATGAacgtggccggcgccgcgaTGGAGTGA